The following are encoded together in the Flavobacterium sp. TR2 genome:
- a CDS encoding efflux RND transporter permease subunit, translating into MSLSTTSIRRPVLTIVLNLLIILFGFIGYTFLGVREFPSIDPAQVSIRTNYTGANADIIESQITEPLEKAVNAIDGIRNITSSSNQGSSNITIEFNLDKDLEEAANDVRDKVSQAIRNLPQDIDAPPVVSKADADSDAIISMTVQSDSRNSLELSDYAENVISQRLETIPGVSGVQIWGQKRYAMRLWIDPAKLTAYGCTVADVRTALNAQNVELPSGKLTGNNTELTVKTIGNLSKAEEFNNIIIRTDGDKIVRLSDVGGAELGPENIETKLSQSGLPMIGLAIVPMPGANYLDISAEFYKKYEALKKDLPKDIKLNIALDNTIFVKKSVLEVAETLGISVILVIIIIYLFFRDWAIAFRPLIDIPVSLIATFFIMWLFGFSINVLTLLAIVLATGLVVDDGIVVTENIFKKVEEGMSPIEAAIKGSNEIFYAVISISVTLAAVFLPVIFLEGFVGRLFREFGVVIGAAVLISAFVSLTLTPMLNAYLMKGGEQKKSKFYIKTEPFFEKMNSSYAEALSKFMERKWISFPILIACFGLIYLFFTILPKETAPYDDRSSVTMRMTTPEGSSYEYTDRFMQEISKLVDDSIPEKKVSLVITAPGFGASATNTGFIRLSLKEPDERTVSQKEIADKLTKWTKQYPDAKTAVIQQPTIAVNRRGGLPIQYIIQAPNFDKLREKIPLFMNEVNKSDVFSTTDVNLKFNKPEINVSIDRAKAESLGISILDIAQTLQLSLSGQRFGYFIKNGKQYQVIGQFDQKDRSKPLDLTSIFVKSKNGQLIQMDNVVKVYEQSNPPQLFHNNRYMSATVSAGLAPGKSMGDGIVEMDRIKAKVLDESFTTDLAGESRDFVESSSNTSFAFGLALLLIFLILAAQFESFIDPFIIILTVPMAVAGALFSLWLFNQTWNIFSQIGTVMLIGLVTKNGILIVEFANQLREQGKPKLEAILEASEARLRPILMTSLAIALGALPIALSLGAASTSRIGMGVVIVGGTIFSLALTLFVIPAIYLMWSKARKHYPEFDHIDEYERESIK; encoded by the coding sequence ATGAGTTTATCAACTACAAGTATAAGAAGACCCGTTTTAACAATAGTACTGAATTTATTAATTATATTATTCGGTTTTATTGGCTATACTTTTCTAGGCGTCAGAGAGTTCCCTTCTATTGACCCAGCGCAGGTATCCATTCGCACCAATTATACGGGAGCCAATGCCGATATTATTGAATCGCAAATTACAGAACCGCTCGAAAAAGCGGTAAATGCAATCGACGGAATTAGAAATATCACATCATCCAGCAACCAAGGAAGCAGCAATATCACAATCGAGTTTAACCTAGATAAAGATTTAGAAGAAGCCGCAAACGACGTCCGTGACAAAGTTTCGCAAGCCATTAGAAATCTTCCACAAGATATTGATGCGCCGCCTGTTGTATCTAAAGCAGATGCTGATAGTGACGCAATTATTTCGATGACTGTTCAAAGTGATTCGAGAAACTCTTTAGAATTAAGCGATTATGCAGAAAATGTTATCTCCCAGCGTTTAGAAACCATTCCGGGAGTGAGTGGCGTGCAAATCTGGGGACAGAAGCGCTACGCCATGCGTTTATGGATTGACCCTGCAAAACTTACCGCTTACGGCTGTACGGTAGCCGATGTGCGTACCGCATTAAACGCGCAAAATGTGGAACTACCATCAGGAAAACTTACAGGTAACAACACGGAACTTACGGTAAAAACAATTGGAAATCTTTCTAAAGCAGAAGAATTCAACAACATCATCATTAGAACCGATGGAGACAAAATTGTTCGTTTAAGCGATGTTGGAGGTGCAGAATTAGGCCCAGAAAATATTGAAACCAAATTAAGCCAGTCTGGTCTGCCAATGATTGGTTTGGCAATTGTGCCAATGCCAGGAGCAAATTACCTTGATATTTCAGCCGAATTTTACAAAAAGTACGAAGCCTTAAAAAAGGATCTTCCAAAAGATATTAAACTAAACATTGCGCTTGACAATACGATTTTCGTAAAGAAATCAGTATTGGAGGTTGCAGAAACATTAGGAATCTCGGTGATACTGGTAATCATCATTATCTACTTATTTTTTAGAGATTGGGCCATTGCTTTCAGACCTTTAATTGATATTCCAGTATCCTTAATTGCAACATTTTTCATCATGTGGCTATTTGGATTCTCAATCAACGTACTGACTTTATTAGCAATTGTACTCGCAACGGGACTTGTGGTAGATGACGGAATTGTTGTAACCGAAAATATCTTCAAAAAAGTAGAAGAAGGAATGTCTCCAATCGAAGCTGCGATAAAAGGTTCTAACGAAATTTTTTATGCCGTAATTTCGATTTCGGTAACCTTGGCGGCGGTATTTTTGCCCGTAATTTTCTTGGAAGGTTTCGTGGGAAGGCTCTTTAGGGAATTTGGAGTTGTAATTGGTGCCGCGGTATTAATTTCGGCTTTCGTTTCTTTGACTTTAACGCCAATGCTGAACGCTTATTTGATGAAAGGCGGAGAACAGAAAAAATCGAAATTTTACATTAAAACAGAACCTTTCTTTGAAAAAATGAACAGCAGTTATGCTGAGGCGCTTTCAAAATTCATGGAAAGAAAATGGATCAGCTTCCCTATTCTTATTGCTTGTTTCGGACTGATTTACTTATTCTTTACCATTCTTCCAAAAGAAACAGCGCCTTATGACGACAGAAGTTCGGTAACGATGCGTATGACAACGCCTGAGGGATCTTCATACGAATACACAGACCGTTTCATGCAGGAAATTTCAAAACTGGTTGATGATTCAATTCCTGAAAAAAAAGTAAGCCTAGTAATTACTGCGCCTGGTTTTGGAGCTTCGGCAACTAATACAGGTTTTATAAGGCTTTCATTAAAAGAACCAGACGAAAGAACCGTATCTCAAAAAGAGATTGCAGACAAACTGACCAAATGGACCAAACAGTATCCTGATGCTAAAACTGCTGTAATCCAACAGCCTACTATCGCGGTTAACAGACGTGGAGGCTTACCGATCCAGTACATCATCCAAGCTCCTAATTTTGATAAATTGAGAGAAAAAATTCCTCTTTTTATGAATGAGGTGAATAAAAGCGATGTATTTTCGACAACAGATGTAAATTTGAAATTTAACAAGCCCGAAATCAACGTTTCCATTGACCGAGCAAAGGCAGAAAGTTTAGGAATTTCTATTCTTGACATTGCGCAGACATTACAGCTTTCTTTAAGCGGACAGCGTTTTGGGTATTTCATTAAAAACGGAAAACAATATCAGGTAATTGGACAGTTTGACCAAAAAGACAGATCTAAGCCGTTGGATTTGACCTCTATTTTTGTAAAAAGCAAAAATGGCCAATTAATTCAGATGGATAACGTTGTGAAGGTTTACGAACAAAGTAATCCGCCGCAATTGTTCCATAACAACAGGTATATGTCGGCAACTGTTTCTGCTGGTTTGGCGCCAGGAAAAAGTATGGGAGACGGTATTGTAGAAATGGACCGAATTAAAGCGAAAGTTTTGGATGAAAGCTTTACTACCGATTTAGCTGGAGAATCTCGAGATTTCGTAGAAAGTAGTTCCAACACTTCTTTCGCATTCGGATTGGCTTTATTGCTTATTTTCTTAATTCTTGCAGCGCAGTTTGAAAGTTTTATAGATCCGTTTATCATCATTTTGACAGTTCCGATGGCGGTAGCGGGGGCTTTATTCTCATTGTGGCTATTCAACCAGACCTGGAATATTTTCAGTCAGATTGGTACGGTAATGCTTATTGGTCTGGTAACCAAAAACGGTATTTTGATTGTAGAATTTGCCAATCAGCTGCGAGAACAGGGCAAACCAAAATTAGAGGCTATTTTAGAAGCTTCAGAAGCACGTTTGCGTCCAATTTTGATGACGAGCTTAGCCATTGCCTTAGGAGCGCTTCCGATTGCATTGTCACTTGGAGCGGCATCAACCAGCAGAATTGGCATGGGGGTTGTAATTGTGGGAGGAACCATTTTTTCATTAGCCTTAACGCTTTTTGTAATTCCTGCCATTTATCTAATGTGGTCTAAAGCCAGAAAACATTATCCGGAGTTTGACCATATTGACGAATACGAAAGAGAAAGCATCAAATAA
- a CDS encoding efflux RND transporter periplasmic adaptor subunit, translated as MKVKHLIYTLLIITIGGFITYRIVSNKSKNDDSKKFNDKKSPTTVNGLVIKTATFDNNLALSGSIEANEQVEIHSEVSGIVEGIFFNEGTNVTKGQVLLKVNDIELKAQLRQAVTREGLAAENERRAKLLLQKEAISQEEADVAKADLASAQAQSQLIRAQISKTSVRAPFSGKIGLRNISPGTYITPTVLVAKLVNTNKLKITFSIPEKYAAEVKSGSVIDFKVSGSDKTYNAKIYAIEPEVAVATRTLQIRALADNADGKLFPGTFADIKLPLNIIKDAIVVPSQAIVPIQDGKKVYIANNGQAKEVMVDATTRTDSSILILAGLKPGDTLITSGVMSLKDEAPIKVKVK; from the coding sequence ATGAAAGTAAAACACCTCATTTACACCCTTTTAATTATTACAATTGGAGGATTTATCACCTACAGGATCGTATCTAATAAGAGCAAAAACGATGACTCCAAAAAGTTTAATGACAAAAAATCCCCAACAACTGTTAACGGACTTGTAATAAAAACGGCCACTTTTGACAATAATTTAGCATTGTCCGGCTCTATTGAAGCAAACGAACAAGTAGAAATACATAGTGAGGTTTCTGGAATTGTTGAAGGAATATTTTTTAACGAAGGCACCAATGTCACAAAAGGGCAAGTGCTTCTTAAAGTAAATGATATTGAATTAAAAGCGCAATTAAGACAAGCTGTAACCAGAGAAGGTTTGGCAGCTGAGAACGAAAGAAGAGCCAAATTACTGCTGCAGAAAGAGGCTATCAGCCAAGAAGAAGCAGATGTTGCAAAAGCCGATCTTGCCTCTGCACAGGCTCAGTCTCAATTAATCAGAGCACAGATTTCTAAAACTTCTGTTAGAGCACCATTTTCAGGAAAAATCGGTTTGCGCAATATTTCTCCGGGAACTTATATCACTCCAACTGTTTTGGTAGCAAAATTGGTAAATACAAACAAATTAAAAATTACTTTTTCAATTCCGGAAAAATATGCTGCAGAAGTAAAATCGGGATCTGTAATCGATTTTAAAGTTTCTGGCTCAGACAAAACCTATAATGCTAAAATTTATGCCATAGAACCAGAAGTAGCTGTTGCAACACGTACGCTTCAGATTCGCGCACTTGCTGATAATGCAGACGGAAAACTTTTCCCTGGAACTTTTGCCGATATAAAATTGCCTTTAAATATCATTAAAGATGCTATAGTCGTTCCCTCTCAAGCTATTGTGCCTATTCAAGATGGTAAAAAAGTATATATCGCCAACAACGGGCAGGCAAAAGAAGTAATGGTTGACGCCACAACAAGAACAGATTCGTCTATTTTAATTTTAGCAGGATTAAAGCCTGGAGACACTTTAATCACAAGCGGTGTGATGTCCTTAAAAGACGAAGCTCCTATTAAAGTTAAAGTAAAATAA
- a CDS encoding redoxin domain-containing protein, which translates to MKKKLLLSLWFTLLLLSIGYLFWQNEFKYSLPTPIPKNYHAIAMGSKIELGPCCAFDNKPIFIHFFNPECPCSRFNVPHVSDLIKKYGDQINFKIVVLNKQKKFTIDEIQQKFDAEIPVYFDETIAKKCGVISTPQAVLLDQSHNLYFRGNYNKSRYCTDAQSNYAQMAIDSLLRRKVTPSFNALALRAYGCSLPKCTK; encoded by the coding sequence ATGAAGAAAAAATTACTTCTAAGTTTATGGTTTACACTTTTACTTCTATCGATTGGCTACTTGTTTTGGCAGAATGAATTTAAATACAGTCTTCCAACTCCAATTCCTAAGAATTATCACGCTATTGCAATGGGATCAAAAATAGAACTGGGTCCGTGCTGTGCCTTTGATAATAAGCCTATTTTTATTCATTTTTTTAATCCCGAATGCCCATGTTCGCGATTTAATGTGCCTCATGTAAGCGATTTGATAAAAAAATATGGTGATCAGATCAATTTTAAAATTGTGGTGTTAAACAAACAGAAGAAATTTACGATTGATGAAATCCAGCAAAAGTTTGACGCTGAAATTCCAGTTTATTTTGATGAAACAATTGCTAAAAAATGTGGCGTTATTTCGACACCTCAAGCTGTTTTGCTAGATCAGTCGCATAATTTGTATTTCAGAGGCAATTACAATAAGTCGAGATATTGCACAGATGCGCAAAGCAATTATGCCCAAATGGCGATTGATTCTCTTCTGAGACGAAAAGTCACCCCATCTTTTAACGCTTTAGCTCTTAGAGCGTACGGATGTTCATTACCAAAATGCACTAAATAA
- a CDS encoding PAS domain-containing protein encodes MDTRLHRPTPSDREVDWNKNKVLLSKTDKKGTILYANEDFIDVSGYDEFELVGQPHNVIRHPDMPKVIFKFLWDSIKSSENIHVIIKNMAKTGRYYWVVTDFKIVADTDDEIVGFFCTRKSVPNDIIVKFIEPLYKKLLQIEETSGMHASEEYLVGFLEERKKTYMEYIDHLIATGKDDKNKISKGLFSGLFEKKSDAKK; translated from the coding sequence ATGGATACCAGATTGCACCGTCCGACACCTTCTGATAGAGAAGTGGACTGGAATAAGAATAAAGTACTGCTAAGTAAAACTGATAAAAAAGGAACCATTTTATATGCCAACGAAGACTTTATAGATGTTTCTGGTTATGATGAATTTGAGCTTGTCGGCCAGCCGCATAATGTAATCCGTCATCCGGATATGCCTAAGGTTATTTTTAAATTCTTATGGGATAGCATTAAATCTAGCGAAAACATTCATGTTATCATCAAGAATATGGCCAAAACAGGACGCTATTACTGGGTTGTAACCGATTTTAAAATTGTTGCAGACACAGATGACGAGATCGTAGGCTTCTTTTGTACCCGAAAATCGGTTCCAAATGATATTATCGTAAAATTTATAGAGCCTTTGTACAAGAAACTTTTGCAGATTGAAGAAACCAGCGGTATGCACGCTTCTGAAGAATATCTGGTAGGGTTTCTGGAAGAGAGAAAGAAAACGTACATGGAATATATAGATCATTTGATTGCAACTGGCAAGGACGATAAAAATAAAATAAGCAAAGGCTTATTCAGCGGTCTTTTTGAAAAGAAAAGCGACGCAAAAAAATAA
- the recG gene encoding ATP-dependent DNA helicase RecG, protein MSNNLLETPIEYLKGVGPSRGQLLRKELGIHKYGDLVNLFPNRYIDRTRYYKINELQNTGSEVQIIGKIINIKTVEFAKNKKRLVASFVDDTGQMDLNWFQGHKWIRESLKLNEPLVIFGKCSLYGSQFSMAHPEIELLSEHERSLRSAMQPVYPSTEALANKGISNRTINKLMEQLFLETQALFTETFPPFLIEELKLIPKRAALFNIHFPKSAEILSKAQFRLKFEELFFIQLQLITKNLIRKHKIKGHPFDKVGELFNAFYKNHLPFDLTNAQKRVIKEIRTDMGSNAQMNRLLQGDVGSGKTIVAFMSMLLAIDNGFQACLMAPTEILANQHFLGLSEFAKTLNINIRILTGSTKTSERKIIHEELESGELKILIGTHALLEDKVQFQNLGLAVIDEQHRFGVEQRSKLWKKNDIPPHVLVMTATPIPRTLAMSLYGDLDISVIDELPPGRKPIQTVHRYDTNRLKVWKFLRDEIAKGRQIYIVYPLIQESEKMDYKDLMDGYESISRDFPLPQYSISILHGKMKPADKDAEMKRFSDGKTNIMVATTVIEVGVNVPNASVMIIESAERFGLSQLHQLRGRVGRGAEQSYCILMTGHKLSSDSKTRMETMVQTNDGFEIAEVDLKLRGPGDMMGTQQSGVLNLQIADIVKDREILSLARNYAMKILKEDSALQKPENAILRAIFIELTKKKNIWNYIS, encoded by the coding sequence ATGTCTAATAATCTTCTTGAAACTCCAATTGAATACTTAAAAGGTGTTGGTCCGAGTCGTGGCCAGCTGCTTCGCAAGGAATTGGGCATTCATAAATATGGAGATTTAGTCAATCTTTTTCCGAATCGATATATTGACAGAACACGTTATTATAAGATTAACGAACTGCAGAATACGGGGTCTGAAGTCCAAATTATTGGAAAAATAATCAACATTAAAACGGTTGAGTTTGCTAAAAACAAAAAACGTCTTGTCGCGAGTTTTGTTGACGACACTGGGCAAATGGACTTAAACTGGTTTCAGGGCCACAAATGGATTCGCGAAAGTTTAAAGCTGAATGAGCCCTTGGTAATTTTTGGAAAATGCTCTCTTTACGGAAGCCAATTCAGTATGGCGCATCCTGAAATTGAATTGTTAAGCGAACATGAAAGAAGCTTGCGTTCGGCTATGCAGCCCGTTTATCCATCGACAGAAGCTTTAGCTAATAAAGGCATTTCGAACCGTACGATCAATAAATTGATGGAACAGCTTTTTCTGGAAACACAAGCGCTGTTTACGGAAACTTTTCCTCCGTTTTTAATCGAAGAGCTAAAACTGATTCCGAAACGTGCCGCGCTATTCAATATTCATTTTCCTAAAAGTGCTGAAATTTTATCGAAAGCGCAATTCAGATTGAAATTTGAAGAATTGTTCTTTATTCAGCTCCAGCTAATTACTAAAAATCTTATTCGAAAACATAAAATAAAAGGACATCCATTTGATAAAGTGGGCGAACTTTTTAATGCATTTTATAAAAATCACCTTCCGTTTGATTTAACGAATGCTCAAAAAAGAGTAATCAAAGAAATCAGAACTGATATGGGAAGCAACGCCCAAATGAACCGTCTGCTTCAGGGCGATGTGGGTTCTGGAAAAACAATCGTGGCTTTTATGAGTATGCTTTTGGCTATTGATAACGGTTTTCAGGCTTGCTTGATGGCGCCTACAGAAATCTTGGCAAATCAGCATTTTCTTGGTTTGTCTGAATTTGCTAAAACGCTAAATATCAATATTCGAATATTGACTGGCTCTACCAAAACTTCTGAAAGAAAAATTATTCATGAAGAATTAGAAAGCGGAGAGCTTAAAATTCTGATTGGAACCCATGCTTTACTGGAAGATAAAGTTCAGTTTCAAAACTTAGGTTTGGCTGTAATTGATGAGCAGCATCGTTTTGGCGTAGAGCAAAGATCTAAACTGTGGAAAAAAAATGATATTCCGCCACACGTTTTGGTAATGACCGCCACTCCTATCCCGCGAACATTGGCGATGAGCCTGTATGGCGATTTGGATATTTCGGTTATTGATGAATTGCCTCCGGGAAGAAAACCAATTCAGACGGTGCATCGCTATGATACGAATCGTTTGAAGGTCTGGAAGTTTCTTCGTGACGAAATCGCAAAAGGAAGACAGATCTACATTGTATATCCGCTGATTCAAGAATCTGAAAAAATGGATTATAAGGATTTGATGGACGGTTACGAAAGCATTTCTCGTGATTTTCCGCTTCCGCAGTATTCGATTTCGATACTTCACGGTAAAATGAAGCCTGCTGACAAAGATGCTGAAATGAAACGTTTCTCCGATGGAAAAACTAATATAATGGTGGCTACAACAGTTATTGAAGTTGGGGTAAATGTGCCAAATGCCAGTGTAATGATTATTGAAAGTGCCGAAAGATTTGGGCTTTCACAATTGCACCAGCTGCGCGGACGCGTAGGCCGTGGCGCAGAACAAAGTTATTGCATCCTAATGACGGGACATAAATTAAGTTCTGACAGCAAAACCCGAATGGAAACCATGGTTCAGACCAATGACGGTTTTGAAATTGCCGAAGTAGATTTAAAACTTCGCGGTCCTGGCGATATGATGGGAACACAGCAAAGCGGCGTATTAAACCTTCAAATTGCTGATATTGTAAAAGATAGAGAAATTTTGTCTTTAGCGCGAAATTATGCCATGAAGATTTTAAAAGAGGATTCTGCTCTTCAAAAACCCGAAAACGCCATTTTGAGAGCGATTTTTATTGAATTGACCAAGAAGAAGAATATTTGGAATTATATTAGTTAA
- a CDS encoding DUF1697 domain-containing protein: protein MKTHLALLRGINVSGHNMMKMEALKAMLENLGFHNVRTYLQSGNVFVDSEEEASKVGFMIKQEIFKVFGHEVPVVMITKENLESCFANNLFLKEKDIDMKKLYVAFVSMALKKESINDLKISQFKPDEASIDENRIFIKYAVGAGKTRFDQKYIEKKLNVTATIRNWNTVTNLLKMYNE, encoded by the coding sequence ATGAAAACACATTTAGCACTTTTACGCGGAATCAACGTTTCTGGCCATAATATGATGAAAATGGAAGCTTTGAAAGCGATGCTTGAAAATCTTGGCTTTCACAATGTGCGCACATATCTGCAATCTGGAAATGTTTTTGTAGACAGCGAAGAAGAAGCCTCAAAAGTTGGTTTTATGATCAAACAGGAAATCTTTAAAGTTTTCGGGCACGAAGTTCCTGTTGTTATGATCACAAAAGAAAACTTAGAATCGTGTTTTGCAAATAATCTGTTCTTGAAAGAGAAAGACATTGACATGAAAAAACTTTATGTGGCTTTCGTTTCGATGGCTCTAAAAAAAGAAAGCATAAACGATTTGAAAATAAGTCAGTTTAAGCCAGACGAAGCAAGTATTGACGAAAACAGGATTTTTATTAAATATGCTGTTGGTGCAGGAAAGACGCGCTTTGATCAAAAATACATCGAGAAAAAATTAAATGTAACCGCAACAATTCGAAACTGGAATACGGTTACGAACTTGCTTAAAATGTATAATGAATAA
- a CDS encoding DUF4348 domain-containing protein, which translates to MKKYFCVIFFLGLSISSGAFAQTSKTVSEDFNSFFAKFNSDPKFQISRVIFPLKYKMNNDDFELTDYTMTKEKYRTLHLNNKADEKHLKRTLSVKKSKATLEQRGLDNGIYVDYIFELKDNQWFLKTWVDQST; encoded by the coding sequence ATGAAAAAATATTTTTGTGTAATCTTCTTTTTGGGACTAAGCATTAGTTCTGGAGCATTTGCTCAAACCTCAAAAACAGTTTCGGAAGATTTCAATTCTTTTTTTGCGAAATTTAATTCAGATCCGAAATTTCAAATTAGCAGAGTGATTTTTCCTTTAAAATACAAAATGAACAATGATGATTTTGAGTTAACGGATTATACCATGACTAAAGAGAAGTATAGAACACTTCATTTGAACAATAAAGCTGATGAGAAACATTTGAAAAGAACACTGTCGGTAAAGAAAAGCAAAGCCACTCTCGAGCAGCGCGGACTTGACAATGGCATTTACGTTGATTATATCTTTGAATTGAAAGACAACCAGTGGTTTCTGAAAACTTGGGTTGACCAATCTACTTAA
- a CDS encoding diphthine--ammonia ligase has product MPEPQIALFNWSSGKDSALALYKTLQNTDFKIECLLTSVSQQYQRISMHGIRVELLHAQAQSIGIPLKILEVPEMPTMEVYEKVMTETLAELKQNGITHSIFGDIFLEDLRQYREKQLAKIGFTGVFPIWKIPTQDLIQEFISLGFKTIVVCVNEKYLDKSFVGRIIDQDFINDLPENVDVCGENGEFHTFTFDGPIFSKPIDFEIGEIVYRKYEKPEKQDSSETACDTNDETAFDFGFWYCDLIKK; this is encoded by the coding sequence GTGCCAGAACCACAAATAGCCTTATTTAACTGGAGCAGCGGAAAAGATTCTGCTCTTGCCTTATACAAAACGTTACAAAATACTGATTTTAAAATTGAGTGTTTGCTGACTAGCGTAAGCCAGCAATACCAGCGCATTTCTATGCACGGGATTCGTGTGGAGCTACTGCACGCGCAAGCGCAAAGCATCGGAATTCCTTTAAAAATTCTTGAGGTGCCCGAAATGCCAACAATGGAAGTCTACGAAAAAGTGATGACGGAAACTTTGGCAGAACTAAAGCAAAACGGCATAACACATTCTATTTTTGGAGATATTTTTTTGGAGGATTTACGCCAATACAGAGAAAAGCAATTGGCTAAAATTGGATTTACAGGCGTTTTTCCGATTTGGAAAATTCCGACTCAAGATTTGATACAAGAATTTATTTCTTTGGGGTTCAAAACGATCGTGGTTTGCGTAAACGAAAAGTATTTGGACAAAAGTTTTGTCGGCAGAATAATCGATCAGGATTTCATCAATGATTTGCCTGAAAATGTCGATGTCTGCGGAGAAAATGGCGAATTCCATACGTTTACTTTTGATGGCCCAATTTTCTCAAAACCTATTGATTTTGAAATTGGCGAAATTGTTTATCGAAAATATGAAAAGCCTGAAAAACAAGATTCATCAGAAACGGCTTGCGATACAAATGATGAAACTGCTTTCGATTTTGGATTTTGGTATTGCGATTTAATAAAAAAATAA